CGCCGAGGGGCTGCAGCCCGACGAAGCGGGCGCGGACCTGCCCTGGCTCCGCTGAGCCGCTCACTCAGCGAACCAGGGCAGGTCCTGGGGTCGTACGCAGGAGGCGTCCCCTTCCTCCTACGTACGAGTGGTTCCGAAGGGGTACGGCCGGGCGGCCGCCGTCAGTGGGCGACCACCGGCACGGCCAGCTCGTCCTCGACGCCCTCCTCGGACCCGGCCACGGCGGTCGAACCGGGTCGGCCGGCGTTGACCAGGGTCACGACGACCACGGCGGCCAGGACCAGCATGCCGACCGCGATCCAGATCGCGTTGGTGTAGCCGTGCACCGCACCCTGCATCTGCACCAGCTGCGCCTGCGACTTGGAGGTCGCGGAGGCGATGTGGTCCTTGATGTACGCGGTCGTCGCGGAGGCGGCGATCGTGTTCAGCAGGGCCGTGCCGATGGCGCCGCCCACCTGCTGCGAGGTGTTGACCATCGCGGAGGCGACACCGGCGTCACGGGGCTCGACGCCCAGCGTGGCCAGGGACATGGCCGGCATGAACGCCGTACCCATGCCGAGACCGAGCAGCAGCATCGAGGGCAGGATCGTCGAGGCGTACGACGAGCCGATCTCCAGCTGCGTCATCAGCAGCATGCCGACGGCGGCGACCAGGAAGCCGGGGCCCATCAGCGCCCGGGCCGGAACCCGGGTCATCAGGCGGGCGCCGATCTGGGTGGAGCCGATCATCATGCCCGCGATCATCGGCAGGAAGGCGAAGCCCGTCTTGATCGGTGAGTATCCGTTGATGACCTGCAGGTAGTAGGTCAGGAACAGGAAGGTGCCGAACATCGCGATGATCGCGATACCGAGTGAGAGGTAGATGCCGCCGCGGTTGCGGTCGGTGATCACCCGCAGGGGCAGCAGCGGGGCCTTGACCTTGGCCTCGGTGACGACGAAGGCCAGCAGCAGCACCGCGGAGGCGACGAACAGGCCGACCGTCAGGGAGTCGCCCCAGCCGTCGGACTCGGCGCGGGTGAAGCCGTAGACGAGCGAGACCAGACCGAGGGTGGACAGCAGCACGCCCGGGATGTCGAGCGGGTTGCGGTTGCGGCCGCCCTCCGGCTCACGGATGACGAAGTAGGCGCCCAGCGCGGCGACGATCGCGAACGGGATGTTGACGAAGAACGTCCAGCGCCAGTCCAGGTACTCGGTCAGCACACCGCCGAGGATGAAGCCGACGGCGCCGCCGCCACCGGCGATCGCGCCGTAGATGCCGAACGCCTTGGCACGCTCCTTGGCGTCCGTGAACATCACGGCGAGCAGGGAGAGCGCGGCGGGCGCGAGCATGGCACCGAAGACGCCCTGCAGGGCACGGGCGCCGAACATCATGGCGCCGCTGGTGGCCGCCCCGCCGAGCGCGGAGGCGGCGGCGAAGCCGGTCAGACCTATGACGAAGGCCCGCTTGCGGCCCCACAGGTCGGCGATCCGGCCGCCGAAGAGCAGCAGACCGCCGAAGGCCAGGGCGTAGGCCGTGACGACCCACTGCCGGTTGCCGTCCGAGATGCCCAGGTCGGCCTGGGCGGAGGGCAGCGCGATGTTCACGATGGTGGCGTCGAGGACGACCATCAGCTGGGCGAGCGCGATGAAGACGAGCGCCTTCCAGCGGTTGGAATCGGCGGCACCTGGGGTGCTGCCGGGAGCCTTTACGGCTGTTTCAGACATGGGGGTACCCACTTCGGGACTTCGTGACGGAAAAAGGCTGTCGTAAGGGGACGGCTCGCCCAGGGCGAGAACCGGTCAGTCGGTGGTGGTGTGTGTCAGGTCTCGGGAGTTCTGACCGCCGCGAGCGGCGGAACTCATCGGCTGTACTAGTCGCAGGGCCGGCGCAGGTCCTCCACGGTGACGGGCGCGCCCGGCAGGACCGATCGGGCCGGGGCCCGCAGTCCGTCCAGGAACATTTGCAGATGGCGGTGGACGAAGCGGTCGCTGGTGAGGCAGTCCGTGCCCGCCGGGGGCCGGCTGAGCTGGGCCACGACGACCATCAGGTCGCCGACGCCGACGTCGGTCCGCAGCTGGCCGGCCGCCTTGGCACGGTCCATCAGCGACGCGACGATCTGCTCGCACCGCTCACGGGCCGCTTCGAGATCGGGGTGGTTCTGGTCGAAGGTGCTCTGGACCATCGGGCACAGCGCGCTGATCCGCTCGTCGGCGGCGATGTGCACGAAACGCTCGAGCGCCTCGAAGGCGTCCCCGGTCTCCGCGAGCGCCTGCTCGGCCGCCTCCGACGTCCGGTCCATGACGGAGCAGACGACCTCGCGGACGAGCGCGTCGCGGTCGGGGAAGTTGCGGTACACCGTGGCGTTGCCGACGCCGGCCCGGCGGGCGATGTCGTCGAGCGGCACGTACGGGCCGAACTCGGTGAACATCTCGCGGGCGGCGGTGACGATCCGCTCCCGGTTGCGCAGGGCGTCGGCACGCGGCCGGGTCACCTTGCGCTGCGCGGGCTTCGCGGTCGTCGTGGCGGTCACGGTGGACTCCTTGGCTTTCTGTTCTGCGCGATCCGGGGAAGCTGTCCCCGTTTCGCTCGGACACCTGACTAAACGGGGAGACGCTCCCCGGTTATTTCGGGTTGAGGAGAAGTTATGACGTGACCTGCGTCACATCCCACTGATGTTCGCATCACGGCCCGCTCTCCGTCCGACCCCACGTTCGGACTCCTCCAGCGAGCGCCCGCCCACCCCGCGACCGAGGGTGATCGAAAGGGCGCAGCCCGACACCGGCGGCTGCCAGGACGAAGGGCCCGTACATGCAGCTCAGCCGTCGGATACGTCTGCGCCGCGTCGCCGCCCTCGCGTCCGTCACCGCCATGCTCCTCGCGGTCAGCACCTCGGCCGGTAGCGGGCACCTGCGGACACCGGCCAGCGCGGCCGGGGCGGGCCCGATCACGGCGGCCCGCGGCTCGGCCTTCGGCCCCTGCATGATCAGCGGCGGTCACACCGTCCAGATGTCGGAGGGCGTACCGACCTCCGCCGGCTACTCCCGCTCCACGGGCACCGTCCACGCCCTGACCCTGATGGTCGACTTCCCCGACGCCCCCGGCCCCGGCGACGCGCTCGACCGCTACCGCGAGTTCTTCCCGCAGACCGCGAGATGGTTCCGCACCGCCTCCTACGGCCGCCTCGACTACCGCCCCGAGGCCCCGATCCGGCACTGGCTGCGCATGCCCAAGCCGTTCAAGGCGTACGGCATAGAACGCGGCGCCCCCTTCGACCCCGGCTACCGCGACCTGGTCCAGGACATCGTCGGCGCGGCCGACCCCAAGGTCGACTTCCGCGACTACGACTTCCTGAACGTCCTGATCACCCCGAACGCGGGCCCCTCGGCGCTGGACACGGTCCTGTCGGTGACCTTCGCCGGCAACACGGAGGCGCCGGTCGCCGACGGCGTCCCGGTGGCGAACGCCTCCTTCGTCTACTCCCGCCAGGACGACGGCTCCGGCTCCTACGGTCGCACCGGCTACCGCGTACTCCCCCACGAGAACGGCCACGTCTTCGGCCTCCCCGACCTCTACACACAGGAGGGCGGGGGCGCGGTCGGCCACTGGGACATCATGAGCGAGGACTGGGGTGCCAACAACGACCTCCTGGGCTGGCACAAGTGGAAACTGGGCTGGCTGGACGCCTCCCAGGTCGCCTGCGCGGCGGCGCACGGGACGATGTCGTACGCCCTGACGCCCCTGGAGCGCGCGGGCGGCCCGAAACTGATCTTCGTCCCCCTCGGCCCCCGGACGGGGTACGCCGTCGAGGTCCGCACCCGCGCGGGCAACGACGAGGCGGTCTGCCGGCCGGGAGTACTGATCTACCGCGTCGACGCGGACGTGGACACCGGGATGGGCCCGGTGACGGTGTACGACTCCCAGCGGGACAGCGGGGGGTGCACCCGGAGCCCGAACGTACAGGCGGAACTCTCGGACGCGCCGTTCGGCGTCGGGGAGGTCTTCAAGGACATGAAGAGGGGAGTGTGGATCGAGGTGGCGGGGGTGGGGGCGGATGGGGGGTATCGGGTGGTGGTGGGGCGGCGGTGAGGGAGGGGGGCGGTTGCCGGGGCGCGAGGGTGGGGGTGCCGTTTACGGTAGGGCTGCCCTGACCGCCGTACCGGAGAGCCGATGCCACCCGCGAATCCCGCCCTCGACACCGTCTCCGACACCGGCGTGCCGGCCGAGGCGGTCACGCCGCTGATCCGCGGGGTCGCCGTGCTGCGTACGCTGACGGAGGCGGGCGGCACACTGAGCCTGAGCGCGCTGGAGCGGACGACGGGGCTGGCCCGCTCCACGGTCGACCGCATCACCTCCACGCTGGCCCGCATGGGCTACGTCCGCCTGGACGGCCGCGACGCGGTCCTCACGCCCCGCGTGATGGAGCTCGGCAACGCGTACCTCGCGGCCCTGCGCCTCCCGTCGCTCCTGGCCGAACGCGCCGACGTCCTGGCCGACGAACTGGACGAGTCCGTGTCCCTGGCGGTCGCCGACCGCGACGGCATCCGCTTCATCCACCAGGCCACCCGCCGCCGCGCGATGTCCCTCAGCTTCCGCATCGGCGACCTGCTGCCGACCGAACGCACCGCGCCGGGCGCGCTGTTCGCGACGGAGTGGCGGGAGCCGGAGTGGCGGGCGTGGCGCGCGCGGCGGGCCGCGGATCCGGAGGACAGCGGCTTCGCGGCCGTACCGCCGCGCCAAGTGGCTTATGCGGAGGGGGACTTCGAGAGGCGGGTACGAGCGGCGGCGGAGGGCGGCTGGGCGCTGGACGACCAGTTGATCGAACCGGGGCTGGTCGCCGTGTCCGTCCCCGTACGGGATCCCCGTACCGGCCGGATCGCGTGCGCGGCGAACGTCGTCAGCCACACCAGCCGGCACACGGCGGCGGATCTGCGCGAGACGCTGCTGCCGCGGCTGCGGGAGGCGGTGCGGGGCATGCAGAACGACCTGCGTACGCCGGCACGCGCCACCGCGCCTCCCCCGTCGGGCCTGGCGACCTGGACCGGCGCGTCCAAGCAGGAGCTGGGCCGGGAGTTCGTGGAGTCCCTGGCACGTGGACTGACGGTGCTGACCGCCTTCGGGGAGGGCCGGGCGGCGCTGACCCTGACGGAGGTCGCCCAGGCGACGGGGCTCGCCCGGGCGACGGCGCGCCGGGCACTCATCACGTACGAGCACCTCGGGCTGGTGAGAGCGAGGGACCGCGTCTTCGAACTCACCCCCCGGGTACTGGGACTGGGGTTTCCGCCGCTGTCGCGGACCTCGCTGCCGGAGATCGCGCTGCCGCACATGACCGAGCTCTCGGAGCGGGTCCACGAGTCGACGTCGCTGTCGGTGCTGTCCGGCCGGGACATCCAGTACACGGCGCGGGTGGCGACGGGCCGGGTGATGAGCGTGAACATCACCGTCGGAACCCGGCTGCCGGCGTACGCGGCGTCCATGGGGCGCGTGATGCTGGCGGACCTGCCCGACCCGGAGCGCGAGCGCGAGCTGAGCGCCCTGGCACCGCTACGGCCACTGACCAGGCACACGGTCACGGACCTCGCGACCCTGCGGCGCGTACTGGACGAGGTCCGGGCGCAGGGATACGCCCTGGTCGACGAGGAGTTGGAGGACGGCCTCCGATCCATCGCGGTACCGGTACGGGACCGCACCGGCCGGGTCGTGGCGGCCCTGAACGTGGCCATGCACGCGGCCCGGCACACGGTCGAGGAGTGCGCACGGGACATCCTGCCGGAGCTACGCGCGACGGCGAACCAAATCGAGGGCGACCTGCGGGTGGCGGGGCGGTTCACGGGGGTGGCGGTGGTGTGAGGGGGCTGGTGTGAGGGGAGTAGCGGGGGGCGTGACGGGGGTAGCGGGGGTGGCGGTGGGCGTGACGCGGGCTACCCGCGCCCCGGGACAAGATCCGAGCGATCCCCGGAACAGATCCGGTACGCTGACGCCTGTGGCCTTCACGACCACGACCACGCCTTCGTAGCTCAGGGGATAGAGCACCGCTCTCCTAAAGCGGGTGTCGCAGGTTCGAATCCTGCCGGGGGCACAACGTAGTACCGCTCTGACCTGGGGTTTCTTCCCCAGGGAGGGTTGCTGCTCGGCCTCGGACTCCTCGTCCGGAGCCGTTTGCGTGAGCGGACGGAGAGTTGATCTCCGGAATTTCTCCCCGCGGCACCGAACCGGGCGCCTTCCGGATCCGCAACAGCTGGGGAACCGGTTGGGGTCGCCAGGGATACGGCCTGCTGCCCTACGCCTTCTTCGAACAGCAGCTGACCGGCGAGAGCTGGGTCGTCGTGGAACAGGACTGGGAGAAGCGGTGGCGGCGGCGTGCGCGGCGCACCTTTCTCCACCGCCCGCCACGCACGACCGGAAAACGGCCACCCGAGGGCTCTCCTCGCCTTCGGTGGAAAAGAAACTGGGGCGATGGTGAGGGCATCGAGCATCGTTGCAGGGACAGGTGGTTGACGTTGCGAAAATCCCTGGCGACCGCCGCCCGATGGGCGGCACCGACTGTTGTCCTCGCCCAGGTCTGTCTCGTCTGGACCGGCGTGTTCAGCCTGGGCGAGGCCGTGGTGGTGGGACTGCTCCTCGAAGTCCTTCTCGCCGGGATCGTCATCACCGAACTCACGCTCGCCAGACGGGCGTTCAAGGCCTCCCGGAGTCAGGGAGCCGACGGGCAGGAGGCCCTCAACCAGGCCCTGTCCGCAGTCCTGCCCGCGCCCGTCGCCAAGGCGATGGGGATGGAGTTCGGGCTCTTCCGCGCCCTGTGGCGTTGGATCCGTCGTAAGCCTGACGCTCCAGAGGGCCACGAGATCCTGACCTACGGCTCCGAAATCAAGCCAATCATGTGGGTGATGGTCTTTCTCGTACCGCTTGAGATCCTCGCTGTCGAATTCCTCGTCCCCTGGTCAGTGGTACGCATCATTCTGCTGGTCCTCTCCGTGTACGGGACGGTATGGATCGTCGGGTTCATCGCGGCGCTCTCCATTCGCCCCCACACCGTGGGCGACGGCAAGGCGGTGCTGCGCTTCGCGCACTTCACCCAGATCACCATTCCACTCGAACTTGTGGAGTCGGTACGTACGGCCCGGCACAGCGGCTACCGGAGGGCCGTCCAGATCACCGACGGAGTACTAGCGATGCCGATCGGCGACTCCACCACCCTCAGCATCAAGCTGCGCGAGCCGTACCCGGTGGCGCCCAAGACGGGCAAGCCGACGCAGGAAGTGCGAGAAGTCCGCTTCGCTGCGGACAACACTCGCGAAGCCATCCGCGTTCTCACAGCGAGCGCCACCGCCGGTTGAAGCCTCTTCACAGTTGGAAAACTCCGAGCTGGCGGGTAGTTCCGTGCCCTCGCGGTGGTGATCTCCCGCTGGTCATGCAGGTCGATTGCGTGAGCGATGCGTGAGCGGACGGTGTAGCGCCAGCCGTCACGAACGAGATCAAGCACCATGCCGGGTGCTGCTGACCTGCACGGACAGCAGCATCCGTCGCAACCGAACACCGCCCAGCAAGGATCCGATCCCACTCCCAAAGCGGGTGTCGCAGGTTCGAATCCTGCCGGGGGCACAGACAGAAGGGCCAGCTCAGGAGGAGTGGATCAGCGCGGCTCGGGAGCTGCTGTGGCCCATGCCCGTCATCAGCTGCCGGGTGCCGGCTCCCGCCGTCGAGGGCCGCGTCGAGGAGTGGCTGGACCACGTCAGGTCAGGAGGTATGCCTTCAGGATCGTCACCGTGTAGGTGTTGCCGGTGGTGTCGGTCAGGGTGGATTTGAGGGAGACCGAGCGGGCGTTTTCCGGGTGGGTCAGGGTGAGGGTCCTTTTGCCGTGGGTGGTGGTCACTGGGGCGGGGGACCATGTCTTGCCGGCGTCGTAGGAGACCTTCACCGTCAGGGATTTCAGGTCGGTGGCCGCCGGGCCCTGGAGGGAGAGGGGGATCGTGGTGCGGCGGCCCGCGGGGGCCGTGCCGGTCGGGGTCAGCTTCGGGTGGAAGCGGACCGTGGAGAGGGGCAGCGAGCCGGAGTCGGACGGGCTGGACGTGAAGGTCCAGGCCGCTGTCAGGCGGCTCGTGGTCGTGGCCACGCCTGGCGGGCGGGTCAGGTTCGTGCGGATCGTGTAGCGGGCCGGGACGGACGGGAGCTTCTCCACGGTCTGGCAGAGGTTGCCGTCGTTGTCGAGCAGGGTGCTGCCGTCCGCGGTGACCGTGGTGTGGCGTTTCGCTGTGGAGAAGGCGGGGTGTCCGCTCCCGTCGGCGAGGTCGGGGACGCACAGGTCCAGGGTGTCGCCGTCGCGCTGTGCGCCGTACGGGCCGCCGGTGATCGGGCTGAAGACACCGACGTTGTACGTGGCCGCGTAGGTCCGGCCCGCCTGGTACGACCTCGCGCTCTCCGTGCCGTAGAAGACGTCCTCGTCGTCTCCGGAGGCGTTTCGCTGGCCCAGGTTGGCCGTCCACTTGAAGCCCTTGGGCGTGGTGACGTAGATCTTCGCGGTCGTCGGCAGCGGGAAGGGGTCGCTCACCGTGCCCAGCGACAGGGTGGGGCCGCTCCACAGGACGTTGACGATGCCCTTGCGGTGTGTGACGGACGAGCCGAAGTTCCGCTTCAGCAGGGCCAGTTCGTTCATGCGCGTGGTGTGCCGATAGCCGGTGGGGAAGCGGTCGGGCAGGTTGTGGAGCAGGTGGTAGGTGGTGCTGCCCTTCTGCCACAGGCCGCCGAGCTGCGTGCTGAGCCTCCCGGGAGGGGCGGTCGGTCCCAGGGTCGCGGTGCGCAGGTTCTTGAACGTTCCCCAGAACAGGGTGCTGTTGTGCGGTTCGCTCCCGGTGTCTCCGGTGCCCACGGCGAGGTTGAGCTGGCCGTCGGACATCTTCGCGCCCTGCGGCGCGGTGATCCGGACCGGCTTCGCCTTGCGCGCGTCGAAGACGACCGTGGTGTCCCCGGTCAGCGAGAGCCGCGGCCGGACCAGCGCGGAGGTGCCCCTGGCGTCTTCCATCACGGTGTCCACGACGTAGTCGCCGCGCGGGACCCGCACCCGGTACACGCCCTTGGAGATCTGCTCGTAGTCCTCGAGGTTCGTGGTCCAGTACGTGCCCGAGTACCCGAGGATCTCGGTCAGCGGAGCGCTCACGGGCTGGCCGCCGCGGTCGAGGAACTTCAGGGTGAGGTCGTGTGCCTCGGCCTCGCGTACGACGCCGAAGGCGGTCCGTACGGCAGCGGGTTCGGCGCCGTTCCGCGCGGTGGCGACCAGCGTGCCCGAGTAGGCGCCGTCCGCCGCCTCGACGCGGGTGTCCGCGGTGAGATCGACGCCGGCGGTGCCGCCCGTCGGGACGGTGAGCTGAGTGGTGCTCAGCGTGAACATGCCCTCGGGGGACGTGCTGCCTCCGGGGCCGGTCGCGGTGGCCGTCAGGTCGAGGGTGACGGGGTGGTCACCGTCGTTGCGGTAGGTGATGTGCTGGGTGACCGGCCGGTCGTCGGTGTGGGGCCACCGCTGCTTGCCGAAGGACACGGAGGTCTGTTCGCTCGCCACCGCCCCCTCCAGTGCCCGGGACACGTCGACCCGGCCCGTCCCCTGCTGGTAACCGGTCGCGCCGGTGGCCGGGGTGGTGGACGCGGTGAGCGCCTGCTTGATCCGTGCGCCGGTCCAGTCGGGGTGCCGCTGGGCGAGGATCGCGGCCGCCCCCGCGACATGCGGCGTCGCCATCGACGTACCGGACATGGAGACATAGCCGTCGGCAGCCGGGTCGCCCATGTGGCCGTGCGCCGCCTTCGCCGAGACGATGTCCACGCCCGGCGCCGTGAGGTCCGGTTTCAGCGCGCTGTCGGCGGTCGGGCCGGTGCTGGAGAAGTCGGCGAGCCGGTCCTCGCCGTCGACGGCGCCCACGGTGAGCGCCGACTCCGCGGCCCCCGGGGAGTCGACGGTTCCCGCGTCGGGGCCCTCGTTGCCGGCCGCGGCGACGGTGAGCATGCCGGTGCTCTTCGAGAGGGCGTTCACCGCCGCCTCGACCGGGTCCTCCCCCGGGGTGTCCTCCTGGCCCAGGCTGAGGTTGGCCACCTTGGCACCCTGCCCGGCGGCCCACTCCAGGCCCGCGATGACGCTGGAGTCGCTGCCCTCGCCGCTGTCGTTAAGCACCTTGGCGTTGAGGATCCCGGCACCGGGCGCGACGCCCTTGTACCGGCCGCCGGACCGTGCGCCGGAGCCCGCCAGCGTCGCGGCCACATGGGTGCCGTGGCCGGCCATGTCGTCGGTGCTGCCGGTGCCGGTGAAGTTCTTCGAGGCCTTCACCGCCGAGGCGAGGTCCGGGTGGGTGGTGTCGACGCCGGTGTCCAGGACGGCGACCTTGACGCCCTTGCCGTCGTATCCGGCCGCCCAGGCGGCCGGGGCGCCGATCTGCGCCACGCCGCCGCCCGCCTCCCCGGCCGCCTCCCCGGACTTCGCGCCGCCTTCGTCCGCCGGCGCTTTGAACCGGCCGTCCAGCCAGACCCGCGCGACTCCCCCCTCCTCGGTGAGGGCCTGCCACATGTCGTCGGCCCCGGCCTTGGGCACGGTGATCGCGGCGCCCGCCACACTGGGCAGCTCCCGGCTCACGGTGGCGTCCGCGTCCGCGACCAGTGACTTCTGGGTGCTCCTGCGCTGGGCGGACTTGCCCTCGTACGACACGATCAGCGGGAGCGTGCCGCGCCGGGTGTCGTCGTAGCCGGCGCGTATCAGGCCGCTGACATCGAACAGCCGTATGTCCAGGACGCCTTGGCCGATCAGGGCGGCGGCGTCGGCGGGAACGACGTACTGATCGCCCCCGACGCCGCGCACGGACACCGGGACGTGCTCACGGCCCGGTGCCCGCCGTACGCCCGTCACCCGGCCCCGGGCGTCCAACCGGACCCGGTCGCCGGTGAGGAGGGTGACGTACCGGCCGGCCGCGGAGGCGGAGCCGGCGGTCCGCGCGCCGGGGGCGGAGCCGCCGGGCGCCGCGACGGTGGCGGTGTCCTGCGTCCGTAAGCCGAGGCCGGAGCCCGTGGCCGCCACCGAGACACCCGTCATCAGCCCCGCCACCAGCAGGGCGGCCAGCGAGGCGCTTGCGGTTCTGTCGCGCATTCAGCTCACCTGCCCGGGGACCTGCTTGGCGGCGTCGACGACCGCGCGCTCGGTGATCGCGCTGGTGTGCGTGACGGTACCGACCTTGAGGGGATTGCCCGCCGTGGCCTTGACCACCACGATGCGCTCGCCGAGGAACTGCAGGGTCTTCTTGTCGAAGATCCACTCGGTGCGCTCGCCGTCGGTGTCGTTCTGCCGCGCGATCGCGACCCCGTGCCGGCCCATGGCGTCGACCGCGTCATCCACCGAGACGACTCCGGGGATCTTGGCCGCGGCCTTGTAGAGG
The sequence above is drawn from the Streptomyces sp. SLBN-31 genome and encodes:
- a CDS encoding MFS transporter gives rise to the protein MSETAVKAPGSTPGAADSNRWKALVFIALAQLMVVLDATIVNIALPSAQADLGISDGNRQWVVTAYALAFGGLLLFGGRIADLWGRKRAFVIGLTGFAAASALGGAATSGAMMFGARALQGVFGAMLAPAALSLLAVMFTDAKERAKAFGIYGAIAGGGGAVGFILGGVLTEYLDWRWTFFVNIPFAIVAALGAYFVIREPEGGRNRNPLDIPGVLLSTLGLVSLVYGFTRAESDGWGDSLTVGLFVASAVLLLAFVVTEAKVKAPLLPLRVITDRNRGGIYLSLGIAIIAMFGTFLFLTYYLQVINGYSPIKTGFAFLPMIAGMMIGSTQIGARLMTRVPARALMGPGFLVAAVGMLLMTQLEIGSSYASTILPSMLLLGLGMGTAFMPAMSLATLGVEPRDAGVASAMVNTSQQVGGAIGTALLNTIAASATTAYIKDHIASATSKSQAQLVQMQGAVHGYTNAIWIAVGMLVLAAVVVVTLVNAGRPGSTAVAGSEEGVEDELAVPVVAH
- a CDS encoding TetR/AcrR family transcriptional regulator; the protein is MTATTTAKPAQRKVTRPRADALRNRERIVTAAREMFTEFGPYVPLDDIARRAGVGNATVYRNFPDRDALVREVVCSVMDRTSEAAEQALAETGDAFEALERFVHIAADERISALCPMVQSTFDQNHPDLEAARERCEQIVASLMDRAKAAGQLRTDVGVGDLMVVVAQLSRPPAGTDCLTSDRFVHRHLQMFLDGLRAPARSVLPGAPVTVEDLRRPCD
- a CDS encoding M6 family metalloprotease domain-containing protein; amino-acid sequence: MQLSRRIRLRRVAALASVTAMLLAVSTSAGSGHLRTPASAAGAGPITAARGSAFGPCMISGGHTVQMSEGVPTSAGYSRSTGTVHALTLMVDFPDAPGPGDALDRYREFFPQTARWFRTASYGRLDYRPEAPIRHWLRMPKPFKAYGIERGAPFDPGYRDLVQDIVGAADPKVDFRDYDFLNVLITPNAGPSALDTVLSVTFAGNTEAPVADGVPVANASFVYSRQDDGSGSYGRTGYRVLPHENGHVFGLPDLYTQEGGGAVGHWDIMSEDWGANNDLLGWHKWKLGWLDASQVACAAAHGTMSYALTPLERAGGPKLIFVPLGPRTGYAVEVRTRAGNDEAVCRPGVLIYRVDADVDTGMGPVTVYDSQRDSGGCTRSPNVQAELSDAPFGVGEVFKDMKRGVWIEVAGVGADGGYRVVVGRR
- a CDS encoding IclR family transcriptional regulator C-terminal domain-containing protein — encoded protein: MPPANPALDTVSDTGVPAEAVTPLIRGVAVLRTLTEAGGTLSLSALERTTGLARSTVDRITSTLARMGYVRLDGRDAVLTPRVMELGNAYLAALRLPSLLAERADVLADELDESVSLAVADRDGIRFIHQATRRRAMSLSFRIGDLLPTERTAPGALFATEWREPEWRAWRARRAADPEDSGFAAVPPRQVAYAEGDFERRVRAAAEGGWALDDQLIEPGLVAVSVPVRDPRTGRIACAANVVSHTSRHTAADLRETLLPRLREAVRGMQNDLRTPARATAPPPSGLATWTGASKQELGREFVESLARGLTVLTAFGEGRAALTLTEVAQATGLARATARRALITYEHLGLVRARDRVFELTPRVLGLGFPPLSRTSLPEIALPHMTELSERVHESTSLSVLSGRDIQYTARVATGRVMSVNITVGTRLPAYAASMGRVMLADLPDPERERELSALAPLRPLTRHTVTDLATLRRVLDEVRAQGYALVDEELEDGLRSIAVPVRDRTGRVVAALNVAMHAARHTVEECARDILPELRATANQIEGDLRVAGRFTGVAVV
- a CDS encoding S8 family peptidase, giving the protein MRDRTASASLAALLVAGLMTGVSVAATGSGLGLRTQDTATVAAPGGSAPGARTAGSASAAGRYVTLLTGDRVRLDARGRVTGVRRAPGREHVPVSVRGVGGDQYVVPADAAALIGQGVLDIRLFDVSGLIRAGYDDTRRGTLPLIVSYEGKSAQRRSTQKSLVADADATVSRELPSVAGAAITVPKAGADDMWQALTEEGGVARVWLDGRFKAPADEGGAKSGEAAGEAGGGVAQIGAPAAWAAGYDGKGVKVAVLDTGVDTTHPDLASAVKASKNFTGTGSTDDMAGHGTHVAATLAGSGARSGGRYKGVAPGAGILNAKVLNDSGEGSDSSVIAGLEWAAGQGAKVANLSLGQEDTPGEDPVEAAVNALSKSTGMLTVAAAGNEGPDAGTVDSPGAAESALTVGAVDGEDRLADFSSTGPTADSALKPDLTAPGVDIVSAKAAHGHMGDPAADGYVSMSGTSMATPHVAGAAAILAQRHPDWTGARIKQALTASTTPATGATGYQQGTGRVDVSRALEGAVASEQTSVSFGKQRWPHTDDRPVTQHITYRNDGDHPVTLDLTATATGPGGSTSPEGMFTLSTTQLTVPTGGTAGVDLTADTRVEAADGAYSGTLVATARNGAEPAAVRTAFGVVREAEAHDLTLKFLDRGGQPVSAPLTEILGYSGTYWTTNLEDYEQISKGVYRVRVPRGDYVVDTVMEDARGTSALVRPRLSLTGDTTVVFDARKAKPVRITAPQGAKMSDGQLNLAVGTGDTGSEPHNSTLFWGTFKNLRTATLGPTAPPGRLSTQLGGLWQKGSTTYHLLHNLPDRFPTGYRHTTRMNELALLKRNFGSSVTHRKGIVNVLWSGPTLSLGTVSDPFPLPTTAKIYVTTPKGFKWTANLGQRNASGDDEDVFYGTESARSYQAGRTYAATYNVGVFSPITGGPYGAQRDGDTLDLCVPDLADGSGHPAFSTAKRHTTVTADGSTLLDNDGNLCQTVEKLPSVPARYTIRTNLTRPPGVATTTSRLTAAWTFTSSPSDSGSLPLSTVRFHPKLTPTGTAPAGRRTTIPLSLQGPAATDLKSLTVKVSYDAGKTWSPAPVTTTHGKRTLTLTHPENARSVSLKSTLTDTTGNTYTVTILKAYLLT